Proteins encoded by one window of Pseudomonas sp. LS44:
- the ilvE gene encoding branched-chain-amino-acid transaminase → MSMADRDGVIWYDGEMVQWRDATTHVLTHTLHYGMGVFEGVRAYNTPQGTAIFRLQAHTDRLFDSAHIMNMQMPFSKEQVNEACRAAVRENNLKSAYIRPMAFYGSEGMGLRASGLQVHLIVAAWDWGAYMGEEALQQGIKVRTSSFTRHHVNISMTRAKSNGAYINSMLALQEAISGGADEAMMLDPEGYVAEGSGENIFIIKDGVLYTPEVTACLNGITRNTVLRLAEEQGLKLVEKRITRDEVYIADEAFFTGTAAEVTPIREVDGRAIGIGRRGPITEKLQTAYFDLVTGKTSAHAEWRTLV, encoded by the coding sequence ATGTCGATGGCCGATCGTGATGGCGTGATCTGGTATGACGGCGAAATGGTGCAGTGGCGCGACGCTACCACCCATGTGCTGACCCACACCCTGCACTACGGTATGGGCGTATTCGAAGGTGTCCGCGCCTACAACACGCCGCAAGGCACGGCGATCTTCCGCCTGCAGGCGCACACCGACCGCCTGTTCGATTCGGCGCACATCATGAATATGCAGATGCCGTTCAGCAAAGAACAGGTCAACGAAGCGTGCCGCGCCGCCGTGCGCGAGAACAACCTGAAAAGCGCCTACATCCGTCCGATGGCCTTCTATGGTTCCGAAGGCATGGGCCTGCGCGCCAGCGGCCTGCAAGTGCACCTGATCGTCGCCGCCTGGGACTGGGGCGCGTACATGGGCGAGGAAGCGCTGCAGCAAGGCATCAAAGTGCGCACCAGCTCCTTCACCCGTCACCATGTGAACATCTCGATGACCCGCGCCAAATCCAACGGTGCCTACATCAACTCGATGCTGGCCCTGCAGGAAGCCATCTCCGGCGGTGCCGACGAGGCGATGATGCTCGACCCGGAAGGTTACGTGGCCGAAGGTTCCGGTGAGAACATCTTCATCATCAAAGACGGCGTGCTGTACACCCCGGAAGTCACCGCCTGCCTCAACGGCATCACCCGCAACACCGTGCTGCGTCTGGCGGAAGAGCAAGGTCTGAAACTGGTGGAAAAACGCATCACCCGCGACGAGGTGTACATCGCCGATGAGGCCTTCTTCACCGGCACCGCTGCTGAAGTCACGCCGATCCGCGAAGTCGACGGTCGGGCGATTGGCATTGGCCGTCGCGGTCCGATCACCGAGAAGCTGCAAACCGCATACTTCGATCTGGTGACCGGCAAGACCAGCGCGCACGCCGAGTGGCGCACGCTGGTATAA
- the waaF gene encoding lipopolysaccharide heptosyltransferase II produces MRILIVGPSWVGDMVMAQTLFHCLKQRHPDCVIDVLAPEWSRPILERMPEVRQALSFPLGHGVLDLAARRKIGRSLRGQYDQAILLPNSLKSALVPLFAGIPKRTGWKGEMRYGLLNDLRKLDRQRYPLMIERFMALAFEPAAELPQPYPQPRLQIDPASRATALERFGLSLDRPVLVLCPGAEFGEAKRWPAEYYAKVAELKIRAGWQVWIFGSKNDHPGGEDIRMRLIPGLREELRNLAGETSLAEAIDLMSCAGAVVSNDSGLMHVAAALNLPLVAVYGSTSPQFTPPLADQVEIVRLGIECSPCFDRTCRFGHYNCLRELKPRPVIEALDRLVADPIEVGE; encoded by the coding sequence ATGAGAATACTGATCGTTGGGCCGAGCTGGGTCGGTGACATGGTGATGGCGCAGACGCTGTTTCACTGTTTGAAACAGCGCCACCCCGATTGCGTGATCGACGTGCTGGCGCCCGAGTGGAGCCGGCCGATACTCGAGCGCATGCCCGAAGTGCGCCAGGCGCTGAGCTTCCCGCTGGGTCATGGCGTGCTGGATCTCGCCGCGCGGCGCAAGATCGGCCGCAGTCTCAGGGGCCAGTACGATCAGGCGATTCTGCTACCCAATTCGCTGAAGTCGGCGTTGGTGCCGCTCTTCGCCGGCATCCCCAAGCGCACCGGCTGGAAGGGCGAAATGCGCTACGGTCTGCTCAATGACCTGCGCAAACTCGACAGGCAACGCTATCCGCTGATGATCGAGCGCTTCATGGCACTGGCGTTCGAGCCGGCTGCCGAGCTGCCGCAACCCTATCCGCAGCCGCGTTTGCAGATCGACCCGGCCAGCCGTGCGACGGCGCTGGAGCGATTCGGCCTGAGTCTCGATCGTCCCGTGCTGGTGCTGTGTCCCGGCGCCGAATTCGGCGAGGCCAAGCGCTGGCCGGCCGAGTACTACGCCAAGGTCGCCGAGCTGAAAATCCGCGCTGGCTGGCAGGTGTGGATCTTCGGCTCGAAGAACGACCACCCCGGCGGTGAAGATATCCGCATGCGCCTGATTCCTGGCCTGCGCGAAGAACTGCGCAATCTCGCCGGTGAGACCAGCCTGGCCGAAGCCATCGACTTGATGTCCTGCGCCGGAGCGGTGGTGAGCAACGATTCCGGACTGATGCATGTCGCCGCCGCGCTGAACCTGCCGCTGGTGGCGGTGTACGGCTCGACCTCGCCGCAGTTCACCCCGCCGCTGGCCGATCAGGTGGAAATCGTCCGGCTGGGCATCGAATGCAGTCCGTGCTTCGACCGTACCTGCCGCTTCGGGCATTACAACTGTCTGCGCGAGCTGAAGCCGCGGCCGGTGATCGAGGCCCTCGACCGGCTGGTCGCTGACCCGATTGAGGTCGGCGAATGA
- the waaC gene encoding lipopolysaccharide heptosyltransferase I has translation MRVLLIKTSSLGDVIHTLPALTDAARAIPSIRFDWVVEEGFAEIPAWHPAVAEVIPVAIRRWRKNLWQTLRSGEWARFKQRLRSRRYDLVIDAQCLLKSAWLTRYAQAPVAGLDGNSAREPLASRFYDRRYAVAKGQHALERVRQLFAQALDYPLPQGVVDYGLDRNRLADPVVPAYLLFLHGTTWASKHWPEAYWRALLERMNELAWDVRLPWGNADEQARAERLAEGLAHVSVLPRLNLAGIAKVIAGARACVAVDTGLGHLAAALDVPTISLYGPTRPDLVGAYGGSQVHLCAEGPDAGSGDRDKLCFDSLRPERVALELEALLLSEPVC, from the coding sequence ATGAGAGTGCTGCTGATCAAGACGTCCTCGCTGGGCGACGTGATCCACACCTTGCCGGCGCTCACCGATGCAGCGCGGGCGATTCCCAGCATCCGCTTCGACTGGGTGGTGGAAGAGGGCTTCGCCGAGATTCCCGCCTGGCACCCGGCGGTCGCCGAGGTGATTCCGGTGGCGATCCGCCGTTGGCGCAAGAACCTCTGGCAAACCCTCAGGAGTGGTGAGTGGGCGCGCTTCAAGCAACGTCTGCGCAGCCGCCGCTACGACCTGGTGATCGACGCCCAATGCTTGCTGAAAAGCGCCTGGTTGACCCGCTATGCCCAGGCCCCGGTGGCCGGGTTGGACGGCAATTCCGCCCGCGAGCCGCTGGCCAGTCGCTTCTATGACCGGCGCTACGCGGTGGCCAAGGGTCAGCATGCCTTGGAGCGGGTGCGTCAGTTATTCGCCCAGGCGCTCGACTATCCACTGCCGCAAGGCGTCGTCGATTACGGTCTGGACCGCAATCGCCTGGCCGATCCGGTGGTGCCGGCTTACCTGTTGTTTCTGCATGGCACCACCTGGGCCAGCAAACACTGGCCGGAAGCTTATTGGCGTGCGCTGCTCGAGCGGATGAACGAACTGGCCTGGGACGTGCGCCTGCCGTGGGGCAATGCCGACGAACAGGCCCGCGCCGAGCGGCTGGCCGAGGGCCTGGCGCATGTCAGCGTGCTGCCGCGTTTGAATCTGGCCGGGATCGCCAAAGTCATCGCCGGGGCGCGCGCCTGTGTCGCGGTGGACACCGGCCTCGGCCATCTGGCCGCGGCGTTGGATGTGCCGACCATCTCCCTGTACGGGCCGACCCGCCCGGACCTGGTCGGCGCCTATGGCGGCTCGCAGGTGCATTTGTGCGCGGAAGGCCCGGACGCCGGCTCGGGTGACCGCGACAAGCTCTGTTTCGACAGCCTGCGCCCGGAACGGGTGGCGCTGGAGTTGGAAGCGCTGCTATTGAGCGAGCCGGTATGTTGA
- a CDS encoding glycosyltransferase family 4 protein: MTLAFVLYKYFPFGGLQRDFLRIALECQQRGHAIRVYTMIWEGEVPDGFEVLVVPVKALFNHKRNEKFTAWVQADLARRPVDRVVGFNKMPGLDVYYAADPCFEDKAQTLRSPLYRKWGRYKHFADYERAVFAPEAKTEILMISEVQQPLFVQHYATPASRFHLLPPGIAADRRAPANAADVRAEFRGEFGLQDDDLLLVQIGSGFKTKGLDRSLKALAALPRKLRKRTRLIVIGQDDPKPFLLQIKTLGLSDQVQILKGRSDIPRFLLGADLLIHPAYNENTGTVLLEALVAGLPVLVSDVCGYAHYIAEADCGRVVPSPFEQDNLNRQLAEMLGDDAQRMAWAHNGLAFADSADLYSMPQHAADVILAGR; encoded by the coding sequence ATGACCCTCGCGTTCGTCCTCTACAAGTACTTTCCGTTCGGCGGCCTGCAGCGCGACTTCCTGCGCATCGCCCTGGAATGCCAGCAGCGTGGCCACGCCATTCGCGTCTACACGATGATCTGGGAAGGCGAGGTGCCAGACGGTTTCGAGGTGCTGGTGGTGCCCGTCAAGGCGCTGTTCAACCACAAGCGCAACGAGAAATTCACCGCCTGGGTACAAGCCGACCTGGCGCGGCGGCCGGTTGATCGGGTGGTTGGTTTCAACAAGATGCCCGGTCTGGATGTCTACTACGCCGCCGATCCGTGCTTCGAAGATAAGGCGCAGACCCTGCGCAGCCCGCTGTACCGCAAATGGGGTCGCTACAAGCACTTCGCCGACTACGAGCGGGCGGTCTTCGCCCCTGAAGCGAAGACTGAGATCCTGATGATCTCTGAGGTGCAGCAGCCCTTGTTCGTCCAGCACTACGCCACCCCGGCGTCGCGCTTTCACCTGCTGCCGCCGGGCATTGCCGCCGACCGCCGCGCGCCGGCCAATGCCGCCGACGTGCGCGCCGAGTTCCGTGGTGAGTTCGGCCTCCAGGACGACGACCTGCTGCTGGTGCAGATCGGCTCCGGCTTCAAGACCAAAGGCCTGGATCGCAGCCTCAAGGCGCTCGCCGCGCTGCCGCGCAAGCTGCGCAAACGCACTCGGCTGATCGTCATCGGTCAGGACGATCCCAAGCCGTTCCTGTTGCAGATCAAGACCCTTGGTCTGTCGGACCAGGTGCAGATCCTCAAGGGCCGCAGCGACATCCCGCGTTTTTTGCTCGGCGCCGACCTGCTGATCCATCCGGCTTACAACGAGAACACCGGTACTGTACTGCTCGAGGCGCTGGTCGCCGGTTTGCCGGTGCTGGTCAGCGATGTCTGCGGCTATGCCCATTACATCGCCGAGGCCGATTGCGGGCGTGTGGTGCCCAGCCCGTTCGAGCAGGACAACTTGAATCGCCAGCTCGCCGAGATGCTTGGCGATGACGCCCAGCGCATGGCCTGGGCGCACAACGGCCTGGCCTTCGCGGACAGCGCCGACCTGTACTCCATGCCGCAACACGCGGCAGACGTGATCCTGGCTGGGCGGTGA
- the rfaP gene encoding lipopolysaccharide core heptose(I) kinase RfaP: protein MTVILSEPFKSLWAGRDPFAAVEQLQGQVYRELEGRRTLRTEVAGRGYFVKIHRGIGWGEIAKNLLSAKLPVLGAGQEWRALHRLHEAGVPTMTAVAYGERGTNPASRHSFIITEELAPTVDLEVFTQTWREQPPEPRLKRALIAEVARMTGTMHRAGVNHRDCYICHFLLHTDQVPTADNLKLSLIDLHRAQTRESTPRRWRDKDLAGLYFSALNIGLSRRDKLRFLKGYFLATQGEQSLRGILRDEARLLAWLERKAERLLLRYQRKYAPGAQG from the coding sequence ATGACTGTGATCCTCAGCGAGCCGTTCAAGAGCCTGTGGGCCGGTCGCGATCCGTTCGCCGCGGTCGAGCAGCTACAGGGCCAGGTGTACCGCGAGTTGGAGGGCCGGCGCACGCTGCGCACCGAGGTCGCCGGGCGCGGCTATTTCGTCAAGATCCACCGCGGCATCGGCTGGGGCGAAATTGCCAAGAATCTGCTCAGTGCCAAATTGCCGGTACTCGGCGCAGGCCAGGAATGGCGGGCTCTCCACCGCCTGCATGAGGCCGGCGTACCGACCATGACCGCCGTCGCCTATGGCGAGCGCGGCACCAATCCGGCGAGCCGTCACTCGTTCATCATCACCGAAGAACTGGCGCCGACCGTCGACCTCGAAGTGTTCACCCAGACGTGGCGCGAGCAGCCGCCTGAGCCGCGCCTCAAGCGTGCGCTGATCGCCGAAGTGGCGCGGATGACCGGCACCATGCACCGCGCCGGGGTCAATCATCGCGATTGCTATATCTGTCATTTCCTCCTGCATACCGACCAAGTGCCGACGGCCGACAATCTCAAGCTGTCGCTGATCGACCTGCACCGTGCACAAACGCGTGAGAGCACACCGCGCCGCTGGCGCGACAAGGACCTGGCCGGGCTGTATTTCTCGGCGCTGAACATTGGTCTGAGCCGGCGCGACAAGCTGCGTTTCCTCAAGGGCTATTTCTTAGCGACACAGGGCGAGCAGTCGCTGCGTGGGATTTTGCGTGACGAAGCGCGCCTGCTGGCTTGGCTGGAGCGCAAGGCCGAGCGCCTGCTGCTCCGCTATCAGCGTAAATACGCTCCGGGGGCACAAGGATGA
- a CDS encoding lipopolysaccharide kinase InaA family protein: protein MSGWTVAEQLEPSAAALFADLDAVFALQGEEITRDTLSEVLRVEHLGRRYYVKRYWGGGKGLRRYLGRPRVKAEWQNLKHFAKWGIATAPLVAYGLERQHGKFARGAVITAELLGTDDLGVLARNNDPRLRDARWVDTISRQLAKATRVLHDHHFAHNDLKWRNLLVNQQAELFFIDCPAGDFWSGAMLRRRIVKDLACLDKVAKQQLSASQRLRFYLQYRDRQRLNASDKKRIRQIVEFFEGRE, encoded by the coding sequence ATGAGCGGCTGGACAGTGGCGGAGCAATTGGAGCCATCGGCGGCTGCGCTGTTTGCCGATCTCGACGCGGTGTTCGCCCTGCAAGGCGAAGAAATTACGCGCGATACGCTGTCCGAAGTCTTGCGCGTCGAGCATCTGGGGCGGCGTTATTACGTCAAACGCTACTGGGGTGGCGGTAAAGGTTTGCGCCGTTACCTCGGCCGGCCACGGGTCAAGGCCGAGTGGCAGAACCTCAAGCACTTCGCCAAATGGGGCATCGCCACCGCGCCGCTGGTGGCTTACGGCCTGGAACGTCAGCACGGCAAGTTCGCCCGCGGAGCGGTGATCACCGCGGAACTGCTCGGCACCGATGACCTGGGCGTGCTGGCCCGGAATAATGACCCGCGCTTGCGGGATGCGCGCTGGGTCGACACGATCAGCCGCCAATTGGCCAAGGCTACGCGAGTCCTGCATGACCATCACTTTGCCCACAATGATTTGAAGTGGCGTAATTTGCTGGTCAACCAGCAGGCCGAGCTGTTCTTCATCGATTGCCCGGCGGGTGACTTCTGGAGCGGCGCCATGCTGCGCCGGCGCATCGTCAAAGACCTCGCCTGTCTGGACAAAGTCGCCAAGCAGCAGCTGTCGGCCAGCCAGCGCTTGCGTTTCTACCTGCAATACCGCGATCGCCAGCGTCTGAACGCCAGCGATAAGAAACGCATCCGCCAGATCGTCGAGTTTTTCGAGGGGCGCGAATGA
- a CDS encoding lipopolysaccharide kinase InaA family protein yields the protein MNDFIAAEDRALLERHGLADFEALWALQLEAVDEPNTGRGGWSSVYRLDLGEAAYYLKRQSNYLTRSPLHPFGEPTFAREFRNIQRYHERGIPVLRAAFFAERRLPGEQRAILLTRALDGWQDLEHWLQRWDEIAAERRAAILRTCGQLARRLHAAGQMHGCLYPKHIFLRETDDNFQACLIDLEKARPLLFGRYDRVKDLEPLLRRARGWDETDVERLLDAYLGDRDDLHNWSRRLLARRRYKEAYR from the coding sequence ATGAACGACTTTATCGCCGCAGAGGATCGCGCCTTGCTGGAGCGCCATGGCTTGGCCGACTTCGAGGCCTTGTGGGCGCTCCAACTGGAAGCGGTAGACGAGCCGAATACCGGGCGCGGCGGCTGGAGCAGCGTCTATCGCCTGGATCTGGGCGAGGCGGCCTATTACCTGAAGCGGCAAAGCAACTACCTGACCCGCAGCCCACTGCACCCGTTCGGTGAGCCGACTTTCGCCCGTGAATTCCGCAATATCCAGCGTTATCACGAGCGCGGCATTCCGGTCTTGCGGGCGGCGTTCTTTGCCGAACGACGCCTGCCTGGCGAGCAACGCGCGATTCTCCTGACTCGCGCGCTGGATGGCTGGCAGGACCTCGAGCATTGGCTGCAGCGCTGGGATGAAATAGCCGCCGAGCGGCGTGCGGCCATCCTGCGCACGTGTGGCCAACTGGCCCGGCGGTTACACGCAGCGGGGCAGATGCATGGCTGCCTCTATCCCAAGCATATTTTCCTGCGTGAAACCGACGATAACTTCCAGGCCTGCCTGATCGATCTGGAAAAAGCCCGGCCACTGCTGTTCGGTCGCTACGACCGGGTCAAGGATCTCGAGCCGCTGCTGCGCCGCGCCAGGGGTTGGGATGAGACGGATGTGGAGCGCTTGCTGGACGCTTATCTGGGCGATCGTGACGATCTGCATAATTGGTCGCGGCGCTTGCTGGCGCGCCGCCGCTACAAAGAGGCGTACCGATGA
- a CDS encoding lipopolysaccharide kinase InaA family protein, which produces MTLSELSAAGRSPRLPLELELADAAGSSTLRVDSLLRVLPGRRYVGVGDWRGRKVLAKLLVGRRASRYFLRELQGARSLAEQNLPTPALLASGLIEGEGGWLLFDYLDGAESLGDVWAAVQDQAPVSEPQRAVLGAALEAIAALHGKGLWQADLHLDNLLRHNGQLYLIDGGSVQGQTPGQPLGREQVLANLGVFFAQLPPALEPHIEELLVHYLLANSEHALPLEALLKEVAKVRRWRLRSYLKKVGRDCTLFSVQRGAFGLQALWREREVPLQLLLQAPDSWAEQGQIYKDGGSATVAKVILDGQPLVIKRYNIKNLLHWFRRFWRPSRAWHSWREGHRLQLLGIATPRPLALIERRWCWLRGRAYLITECCDGQDILANFQHYLDDSPPEHQLLALDRLFASLIRERISHGDLKGTNLFWQEQPGGGNWALIDLDAMHQHHSRRAFARGYARDRARFLRNWPADSALHRLLDRRLPQVSDICSED; this is translated from the coding sequence ATGACCCTAAGCGAATTGAGCGCAGCTGGCCGCTCGCCACGGTTGCCGCTGGAGCTGGAGCTGGCAGACGCTGCCGGCTCCTCGACCTTGCGCGTGGACAGCCTGCTGCGCGTCTTGCCTGGCCGCCGTTATGTCGGTGTCGGCGACTGGCGCGGGCGCAAGGTGCTGGCCAAGTTATTGGTCGGTCGCCGTGCGTCACGCTATTTTCTGCGTGAGCTGCAAGGCGCGCGTTCGCTCGCTGAGCAGAACCTGCCAACGCCGGCACTGCTCGCCAGCGGCTTGATCGAAGGCGAGGGCGGTTGGCTGCTGTTCGATTACCTCGACGGCGCCGAAAGCCTTGGCGATGTCTGGGCGGCAGTGCAGGACCAGGCGCCGGTCTCCGAGCCGCAGCGCGCGGTACTCGGCGCGGCCCTCGAAGCGATTGCCGCGCTGCATGGCAAAGGCCTGTGGCAGGCCGATCTGCACCTGGACAATCTGCTCCGCCATAACGGCCAGCTGTATCTGATCGACGGCGGCAGCGTGCAGGGGCAAACGCCCGGGCAGCCACTCGGTCGCGAGCAGGTGCTGGCCAATCTCGGGGTGTTCTTCGCTCAGCTGCCACCGGCACTCGAGCCGCATATCGAGGAATTACTGGTGCACTACCTGCTGGCCAACAGCGAACATGCCCTGCCGCTCGAAGCTTTGCTCAAGGAAGTCGCCAAGGTGCGGCGCTGGCGCCTGCGCAGCTACCTGAAGAAGGTCGGCCGCGATTGCACTCTGTTCAGTGTGCAGCGCGGCGCCTTTGGCTTGCAGGCGCTGTGGCGGGAGCGCGAGGTGCCATTGCAGCTGCTGTTGCAAGCGCCCGATAGCTGGGCGGAGCAAGGCCAGATCTACAAAGACGGTGGCTCGGCGACTGTGGCCAAGGTCATACTCGATGGCCAGCCGCTGGTGATCAAGCGCTACAACATCAAAAATTTGCTGCATTGGTTCAGGCGTTTCTGGCGCCCCAGCCGCGCCTGGCACAGCTGGCGCGAAGGCCATCGCCTGCAGCTGCTGGGCATCGCCACGCCGCGCCCGCTGGCACTGATCGAGCGGCGTTGGTGCTGGTTGCGCGGGCGCGCCTACCTGATTACCGAATGCTGCGATGGTCAGGATATACTCGCGAATTTCCAGCATTACTTGGACGATTCACCCCCGGAACACCAGCTGCTCGCACTGGATAGGCTGTTCGCCAGCCTGATTCGCGAGCGCATCAGTCATGGTGATTTAAAGGGTACCAACCTGTTCTGGCAGGAGCAGCCAGGTGGCGGCAATTGGGCGCTGATCGATCTTGATGCTATGCATCAACATCACAGTCGCCGAGCTTTCGCCCGCGGCTACGCGCGGGACAGAGCGCGTTTTTTGCGCAATTGGCCTGCCGATTCGGCGCTGCACCGTTTGCTTGACCGACGTTTACCGCAGGTGTCCGACATCTGCTCAGAAGATTAG